A single Sporomusaceae bacterium DNA region contains:
- a CDS encoding DUF421 domain-containing protein, which produces MDYGTPGQVILRMAAIFAVALIVVRVMGNRAVGQLSPFDFVLMVGIGDIVANVALARNESLLIGAEGLIGLLVLQQLLSRLALKNKFLRKLFEGTPVELIEDGRILRQNLTKTQFNYDDLRQELHKQGLDFSNLKDIKLARLESCGTFTLIKSPDMEPLTRRDLENFIRSLSENPLSPAGTGWAKIEQLAADVRILADYVQSQQSAAPPREKATAEHVLH; this is translated from the coding sequence ATGGACTACGGGACCCCCGGTCAGGTAATTCTCAGAATGGCGGCCATCTTCGCCGTGGCGCTCATCGTCGTCCGCGTTATGGGCAACCGCGCCGTGGGTCAGCTTTCGCCCTTCGATTTCGTTCTCATGGTAGGCATCGGCGACATTGTCGCCAACGTAGCTTTGGCCCGCAACGAGAGTCTGCTCATCGGCGCCGAAGGGCTCATCGGCCTGCTCGTCCTCCAGCAACTGCTCTCCCGCCTGGCGCTCAAGAACAAGTTCCTGCGCAAGCTGTTCGAAGGCACACCTGTCGAACTCATCGAGGACGGCCGCATCCTCCGCCAGAACCTGACCAAGACCCAGTTCAACTACGACGACCTCCGTCAGGAATTGCACAAACAGGGTCTCGACTTCTCCAACCTCAAGGACATCAAGCTGGCCCGCCTAGAGAGCTGCGGCACCTTTACGCTTATCAAAAGCCCCGATATGGAGCCGCTAACCCGCCGTGACCTGGAAAACTTTATCCGCAGCCTTTCCGAAAACCCGCTCAGCCCGGCAGGGACCGGATGGGCCAAAATAGAACAGCTGGCAGCCGACGTGCGGATTCTCGCCGACTACGTCCAAAGCCAGCAGTCCGCCGCCCCGCCTAGGGAAAAAGCAACTGCTGAGCACGTATTGCACTAA
- the zapA gene encoding cell division protein ZapA encodes MRQGEEMGAKKHKVVVQIFGDNYPLRGDAEPERIMKVAALLDERMRETAFSNPRVSTTMVAILTALNIADEYLRLQTDYQQLLKMLNDE; translated from the coding sequence GTGAGGCAAGGTGAAGAAATGGGCGCGAAGAAGCATAAAGTCGTAGTGCAGATATTCGGCGACAACTACCCTCTCAGGGGCGACGCCGAGCCGGAACGCATAATGAAGGTGGCTGCCCTCCTCGACGAGCGGATGCGCGAGACCGCCTTCAGCAACCCCCGCGTGTCAACCACCATGGTTGCCATCCTCACGGCGCTCAATATCGCCGACGAATACCTGCGCCTGCAAACCGACTATCAGCAGCTGCTCAAGATGCTGAACGACGAGTAA
- a CDS encoding endonuclease MutS2, translated as MDASVLKTLEFHKIRAMLAAATGSSLGREVAEVLEPVNHAADVQWRLDETQEAFDMLAAAAIIPLGGIRDIRDQLHRAARGSSLEPTDFVAIASTLYAARRMKQFFVDLTNPVPHLEETAAAISVFRSLESAIEDTISDQGAVLDSASPELARIRREIRVTQSRVKEKLDHIIHSGEYQKLLQDAIVTIRGDRYVIPVKQEYRHAFPGIVHDQSASGATVFIEPMSVVNLNNDLKQLMAAEINEIERILRHLTAQVAAAADPLLETCRALGQIDFAFAKARLALNMQAVRPLLNTAGCVNLRRARHPLIPAEVVVPIDVRVGKEFTVLVITGPNTGGKTVTLKTVGLFALMTQAGLFIPAASQSEMPVFANVFADIGDEQSIEQSLSTFSAHMTNLVRILGRVAADDLVLIDEIGAGTDPDEGAALAMSILEYLYRRGTRVIATTHYSELKTFAYSRHGIENASVEFDIQTLRPTYRLQIGMPGSSKAFLISQRLGLDAAIVARAQELIDEDYAEFDKVLTALEEQKRLFADRQDEVRHLQREGEELRRSLVKEKEALAEKKKQLIDKAQAEAERVLRQARIDAESVIADLKAQFASETMRERQQAIDGARRRLATGLGAVRALGDEADEREQGAPATADDLVPGAKVYVATLGQKGTVLAVAGDEVTVQLGIMKLNVPLASCRLAESAPARKESRSRAVIDLTKAQQASREVDIRGQTVEEAEAALDKYIDDAILAGLGEIIVIHGKGTGALKKGVRTYLKTHRAVRDIRIGEAGEGGDGVTVAKLK; from the coding sequence ATGGATGCATCAGTTCTGAAGACCCTCGAATTCCATAAAATCCGCGCCATGTTGGCCGCCGCCACCGGCTCCTCGCTGGGGCGGGAGGTAGCGGAAGTCCTAGAGCCGGTCAATCACGCCGCCGACGTACAGTGGCGGCTCGACGAGACCCAGGAGGCATTCGACATGTTGGCCGCCGCCGCCATCATTCCCCTCGGCGGCATCCGCGATATCCGCGACCAGCTGCATAGGGCCGCACGGGGCTCCAGCCTCGAGCCGACCGACTTCGTCGCAATCGCCAGCACCCTTTACGCCGCGCGGCGGATGAAGCAATTTTTCGTCGACCTGACCAACCCGGTGCCACACTTGGAAGAAACGGCTGCGGCGATCTCCGTCTTCCGCAGCCTGGAAAGCGCCATCGAAGACACAATCAGCGACCAGGGCGCCGTCCTCGACAGCGCCAGCCCCGAACTGGCCCGCATCCGCCGGGAAATTCGCGTTACCCAGAGCCGGGTAAAAGAAAAACTCGATCACATCATCCACTCCGGCGAATACCAGAAACTGCTCCAGGATGCCATTGTCACCATCCGTGGCGACCGCTACGTCATCCCGGTAAAACAGGAATACCGCCACGCCTTCCCCGGCATAGTGCACGACCAGTCGGCCAGCGGCGCTACCGTTTTCATCGAACCGATGAGCGTCGTCAACCTCAACAACGACCTCAAGCAACTCATGGCCGCCGAAATAAACGAAATCGAGCGTATCTTGCGCCACCTCACCGCCCAGGTTGCCGCCGCGGCCGACCCACTGCTGGAAACCTGCCGGGCCCTCGGCCAGATCGACTTCGCGTTCGCCAAGGCCCGCCTCGCCCTCAACATGCAAGCCGTCCGTCCTCTGCTCAACACCGCCGGCTGCGTCAACCTCCGCCGCGCGCGCCATCCCCTCATCCCCGCGGAAGTCGTCGTCCCCATCGACGTACGCGTCGGCAAGGAATTTACGGTGCTCGTCATCACCGGCCCCAACACCGGCGGCAAAACCGTCACCCTTAAAACGGTCGGGCTCTTCGCCCTCATGACCCAGGCCGGCCTATTCATACCCGCCGCCTCGCAGTCGGAGATGCCCGTCTTCGCCAATGTCTTCGCCGACATCGGCGACGAGCAGAGCATCGAACAGAGCCTCAGCACCTTCTCCGCCCACATGACCAACCTTGTCCGTATCCTCGGCCGCGTCGCCGCCGACGACCTTGTGCTCATCGACGAAATCGGCGCCGGCACCGACCCCGACGAAGGGGCAGCCCTGGCAATGTCCATCCTTGAGTACCTCTACCGGCGCGGCACTCGCGTCATCGCCACCACCCACTACAGCGAACTGAAAACCTTCGCTTACTCCAGACATGGAATCGAAAACGCCAGCGTAGAATTTGACATACAGACCCTGAGACCCACCTACCGGCTGCAGATCGGTATGCCCGGCAGCAGCAAGGCGTTCCTCATCTCCCAGCGTCTCGGCCTGGATGCCGCCATCGTCGCCAGAGCCCAGGAACTCATCGACGAAGACTACGCCGAATTCGACAAAGTGCTCACCGCCCTTGAAGAGCAGAAGCGGCTCTTCGCCGACCGCCAGGATGAAGTACGCCACCTGCAGCGCGAAGGCGAAGAACTCAGACGGAGCCTTGTAAAAGAAAAAGAAGCCCTTGCCGAGAAAAAGAAACAACTTATCGACAAAGCCCAGGCCGAAGCGGAACGGGTGCTGCGCCAGGCCAGGATAGACGCTGAGTCCGTGATCGCCGACCTCAAAGCCCAATTCGCTTCCGAAACCATGCGGGAGAGGCAGCAGGCCATCGACGGCGCCCGCCGTCGCCTCGCCACCGGCCTCGGCGCCGTGCGCGCCCTTGGCGACGAGGCCGACGAGCGGGAACAGGGCGCGCCCGCCACCGCAGATGACCTCGTTCCCGGCGCGAAAGTATACGTCGCCACCCTCGGGCAAAAAGGCACCGTTCTCGCCGTGGCCGGCGACGAGGTCACCGTTCAGCTGGGCATAATGAAGCTCAACGTGCCGCTGGCCAGCTGCCGGCTTGCCGAGTCGGCGCCAGCCCGGAAGGAGAGCCGGAGTCGGGCGGTGATAGACCTGACCAAGGCCCAGCAGGCGTCCCGCGAAGTCGATATCCGCGGCCAGACGGTGGAAGAAGCGGAAGCAGCCCTGGACAAATACATCGACGACGCCATCCTTGCCGGGCTTGGCGAAATAATCGTCATCCACGGCAAAGGCACCGGGGCGCTCAAAAAGGGAGTCAGAACCTATCTCAAAACCCACCGGGCCGTGCGGGACATCCGCATCGGCGAAGCCGGCGAGGGCGGCGACGGCGTTACGGTCGCCAAACTTAAGTAA
- a CDS encoding DUF2148 domain-containing protein: MIIKSQEIEERAGARIADLMCVAARTAPKARGVDNLVVMLVNAREKDQLAEEMRKIAKESGAQFFERDAACLDKAVAVILLGQKAKPLGVAPCGYCGHGNCANCAQKDGLCAISIGDLGIAIGSAVSIAALHHIDNRVMFSAGKAALNLGLFPDDVKIAYGIPLSISGKSPFFDR; the protein is encoded by the coding sequence ATGATCATCAAGAGCCAGGAAATCGAAGAACGCGCCGGGGCGCGGATCGCCGACCTCATGTGCGTCGCGGCCCGCACCGCACCTAAAGCCAGGGGCGTCGACAACCTCGTTGTCATGCTTGTTAACGCGCGGGAAAAGGACCAACTGGCCGAAGAGATGAGGAAAATCGCCAAAGAAAGCGGGGCGCAATTCTTCGAACGGGATGCGGCCTGCCTCGATAAAGCGGTTGCGGTCATCCTTCTCGGGCAGAAGGCGAAACCGCTGGGAGTTGCCCCCTGCGGCTATTGCGGTCACGGAAATTGCGCCAACTGCGCACAGAAAGACGGCCTGTGCGCCATAAGCATCGGCGACCTCGGCATCGCCATCGGCTCGGCGGTCTCTATCGCCGCCCTCCATCACATCGACAACCGGGTAATGTTTTCGGCCGGCAAAGCCGCCCTCAACCTCGGCCTTTTCCCGGACGACGTAAAGATCGCCTACGGCATTCCGCTCAGCATATCGGGCAAAAGCCCTTTCTTCGACCGTTAA
- a CDS encoding alkaline phosphatase family protein, with protein sequence MRRVLLIFIDGLGLGDNDLAANPLVRFDPPFFRDLFGTPLVRELGLILGDEACLVPTDASMGIPGLPQSATGQTAIFTGVNAPQHMGCHILGFPGPALAEIIAAHGLPGDLAAGGFSVTSANMYTADYMELVARRKRRHSVTTLAILGAGRPLRSLADMAAGAAVYQDITNEMLPRFGVEGVPTVSPDEAGRRLAALAGKHRFTMFEYFQTDRQGHKHDWEEAAKIVANLDGFLTAVHRAAAETLVIITSDHGNFEDFTTKTHTLNPVPTILFGPGCRQVAAGIRSLTDIKPAIIAYLKEGVENG encoded by the coding sequence ATGCGAAGAGTACTGCTCATCTTCATCGACGGCCTGGGACTGGGGGACAACGACCTGGCCGCCAACCCGCTAGTCCGTTTCGACCCGCCTTTTTTCCGCGATCTGTTCGGCACGCCGCTCGTCAGGGAACTTGGTCTCATCCTCGGCGACGAAGCGTGCCTCGTGCCGACCGACGCGTCTATGGGAATACCCGGCCTGCCGCAGAGCGCGACCGGGCAGACCGCCATTTTCACCGGCGTAAACGCCCCGCAGCATATGGGCTGCCACATCCTCGGCTTTCCCGGTCCGGCCCTCGCCGAAATAATAGCCGCGCACGGCCTGCCGGGCGATCTGGCCGCCGGCGGCTTCAGCGTGACCTCAGCCAATATGTACACCGCCGACTACATGGAACTTGTGGCCCGCCGCAAACGCCGCCATTCGGTCACCACCCTCGCCATCCTCGGCGCGGGCCGGCCCTTGCGCTCTCTGGCCGACATGGCCGCCGGCGCGGCGGTCTACCAGGACATCACCAACGAGATGCTGCCGCGGTTCGGTGTGGAAGGTGTGCCGACCGTCAGCCCGGACGAAGCCGGAAGAAGGCTCGCGGCCCTCGCCGGCAAGCACCGTTTTACCATGTTCGAGTACTTCCAGACCGACCGTCAGGGCCATAAGCACGACTGGGAGGAAGCGGCGAAAATCGTTGCCAACCTCGATGGCTTTCTCACCGCCGTCCACCGGGCCGCCGCAGAAACCCTGGTGATAATCACCAGCGACCACGGCAACTTCGAGGACTTCACCACCAAAACCCACACCCTCAACCCCGTGCCGACAATCCTGTTCGGACCTGGGTGCCGCCAGGTCGCCGCAGGCATCCGCAGCCTCACCGACATTAAACCCGCCATCATCGCCTATCTAAAAGAAGGTGTAGAAAATGGTTGA
- a CDS encoding DUF3656 domain-containing protein has product MVELLAPAGNAEAFAAALNSGADAVYLGGRQFGARAYAANFSDEELAAAVRNAHLLGVAVYVTVNTLVDNSEIPALADYLRHLYEIGVDAVIVQDIGVVAVARRVAPDLPLHASTQMTVHNLAAVEFLAGQGISRVVLARELSLDAIRRICERSPIEIETFIHGALCISYSGQCLMSSMIGGRSGNRGRCAQPCRLPYTLLDEAGRDVLAGQDAGEYLLSPKDFNTIEHIPELIDAGVVSFKIEGRMKRAEYVAVVVDSYRRAIDASLADRSGFAVPEQDQKNMAQIFNRGFTSAYLFGKQGREMMSDRRPNNRGVRIGRVIGYDPRKKTAQIKLDEPLALGDIVEFWVKVGGRSSATVTSLSVDGRPVNTAPALAVATIPVEGPVRAGDRVFKTFDAALMEKARASFSGAGPQRRLPVDASVAVGEGRPLTVTLTDEAGNTGSGQTSFLAEKAIKRPLNEETLAAQLGRLGTTVFALRGLESRIEGEVMVPLSELNEARRQAVEDLEAARLARYSRPPLAATVPDLTAFLPGPRSDTPRKPALTVNTDTVDKAAAAAANGADIIMFGGDSLSGRPPAPDDYRRVVALARERGLAVILSTPRLVQDWQWPALEADLELFRDLAPDAVAVANLGALRRAGKVPGLAIHGDWPLNIYNSAAIRFYAAQGLASLTLSPELTFGQVEELAAEPDIAIECLVHGYLTLMISEYCVMGSFLGGLHIGACTKPCLKGRYLLRDRMGETFPVAGDQFCRMHILNAKELSMLPHVPRLARSGAARIRIEGKAATQDELARTTRLYRELLDKGENHPLFVGDNIKSVEHKDITRGHYFRGVL; this is encoded by the coding sequence ATGGTTGAACTACTGGCACCCGCCGGCAACGCCGAAGCTTTCGCCGCTGCCCTAAACAGCGGCGCCGACGCCGTATACCTCGGCGGACGGCAGTTCGGCGCCCGCGCGTACGCCGCCAACTTCAGCGACGAGGAACTGGCCGCAGCGGTGCGAAACGCCCACCTCCTGGGCGTAGCCGTGTACGTGACAGTCAACACCCTTGTCGATAACAGCGAAATTCCCGCCCTGGCGGATTATCTACGCCATCTGTACGAAATCGGCGTGGACGCCGTCATCGTCCAGGACATCGGTGTTGTCGCCGTAGCCCGCCGCGTCGCGCCCGACCTGCCCCTGCACGCCAGCACCCAGATGACAGTCCATAATTTAGCCGCGGTTGAGTTCCTTGCCGGGCAGGGCATCAGCCGCGTCGTGCTGGCGCGGGAACTGTCGCTGGACGCCATTCGCCGGATATGCGAGCGCTCCCCAATCGAAATCGAAACCTTCATCCACGGCGCCCTCTGCATATCCTACTCCGGGCAATGCCTGATGTCCAGCATGATCGGCGGCCGCAGCGGCAACCGCGGGCGTTGCGCTCAGCCTTGCCGCCTGCCTTACACCCTCCTCGATGAAGCGGGCCGGGACGTACTCGCCGGCCAGGACGCCGGGGAATACCTCCTGAGCCCCAAAGACTTCAACACCATTGAGCATATCCCCGAGCTTATCGACGCCGGCGTAGTCTCCTTCAAAATCGAAGGCCGCATGAAGCGGGCCGAATATGTAGCCGTCGTCGTCGACAGCTACCGCCGGGCCATCGACGCCAGCCTCGCCGACCGGAGCGGCTTTGCCGTTCCCGAACAGGACCAGAAGAACATGGCTCAGATATTCAACCGCGGCTTCACCTCCGCCTACCTGTTCGGCAAACAGGGGCGTGAAATGATGAGCGACCGCCGCCCCAACAACCGCGGCGTTCGCATCGGTCGCGTCATCGGCTACGACCCGCGGAAAAAGACGGCGCAGATCAAACTCGACGAACCGCTCGCCCTCGGCGATATTGTCGAGTTCTGGGTTAAAGTCGGCGGCCGGTCGAGCGCCACCGTAACCAGTCTCTCCGTCGACGGCCGCCCCGTCAATACCGCCCCCGCCCTGGCCGTGGCCACCATCCCGGTTGAAGGACCGGTCCGGGCCGGCGACCGGGTGTTCAAAACCTTCGACGCCGCCCTCATGGAAAAGGCGCGGGCCAGCTTCAGCGGCGCCGGCCCGCAGCGCCGTCTGCCGGTTGACGCCAGCGTGGCGGTGGGGGAGGGGCGGCCACTGACAGTCACCCTCACCGACGAAGCCGGCAACACCGGCTCAGGACAGACGTCATTCCTGGCCGAAAAAGCCATCAAGCGCCCTCTTAACGAAGAAACGCTTGCCGCCCAGCTCGGTCGGCTGGGTACGACCGTTTTTGCCCTCCGCGGCCTCGAAAGCCGTATCGAAGGTGAAGTTATGGTCCCGCTCAGCGAACTCAACGAAGCGCGGCGTCAGGCCGTCGAAGACCTGGAGGCAGCCCGCCTGGCCCGCTATTCCCGCCCGCCTCTGGCGGCGACCGTCCCCGACCTGACCGCCTTCCTGCCCGGTCCGCGGAGCGACACTCCCCGCAAGCCCGCCCTGACCGTCAACACCGATACCGTCGATAAAGCCGCCGCCGCCGCCGCCAACGGAGCCGACATCATCATGTTCGGCGGCGATAGCCTCTCCGGCCGGCCGCCCGCCCCGGACGACTACCGCCGGGTAGTAGCCCTGGCCCGCGAGCGCGGCCTCGCCGTCATCCTCAGCACGCCCCGCCTCGTCCAGGACTGGCAGTGGCCTGCCCTCGAAGCCGACCTTGAACTCTTTCGGGACCTTGCCCCCGACGCCGTCGCCGTGGCCAACCTCGGCGCCCTCCGGCGTGCGGGCAAAGTGCCGGGCCTGGCCATCCACGGCGACTGGCCCCTCAACATCTACAACAGCGCTGCCATCCGGTTTTATGCCGCCCAGGGGCTCGCCAGCCTCACCCTTTCCCCCGAGCTTACCTTCGGGCAGGTCGAGGAGCTTGCCGCTGAACCGGACATCGCAATCGAATGCCTCGTCCACGGATATCTAACCCTCATGATCTCGGAATACTGCGTCATGGGCAGCTTCCTCGGCGGCCTTCACATCGGCGCGTGCACAAAGCCGTGCCTCAAAGGCCGCTACCTGCTCAGGGACAGAATGGGCGAAACCTTCCCCGTCGCCGGCGACCAGTTCTGCCGCATGCACATCCTCAACGCCAAAGAGCTCAGCATGCTCCCCCATGTGCCTCGCCTGGCCCGGTCCGGCGCGGCCCGCATCCGCATCGAAGGCAAGGCGGCCACGCAGGACGAACTTGCCAGAACGACCCGCCTCTACCGTGAACTGCTCGACAAGGGAGAGAATCACCCTCTGTTCGTCGGCGACAATATAAAGTCCGTTGAACACAAAGATATCACCCGCGGACATTATTTCCGGGGAGTACTCTAA